The following proteins are co-located in the Xyrauchen texanus isolate HMW12.3.18 chromosome 43, RBS_HiC_50CHRs, whole genome shotgun sequence genome:
- the vps11 gene encoding vacuolar protein sorting-associated protein 11 homolog, with protein sequence MAAFLQWRRFVFFDKETVKDPSENGKNFQLPMGISASDSGRGHIVLGDLDGQIWFLSRSLQLSSFQAYKMRVAHLYQLKQHNILVSVGQDEPGINPLVKVWNLDKRDSGSPLCTRIFPAIPGNKPTEVSCLSVHENLNFMAIGFTDGSVVLTKGDITRDRHSKTISLHEGNCPITGLAFRQAGKVIHLFVAMLEKVQCYTLSVKEYPRIQLDTHGCPLHCSALTDPSQDSQFIVAGDDCVYLYQPDERGPCFAFDGHKLLAQWHRGYLLLLTHNNKSPSKSDYGSRETSPTEKHILTIYDLDNKFIAYSATFDDVVDVLAEWGSFYVLTRDRNVYMLQEKDTQTKLEMLFKKNLFVMAINLAKSQHLDNDGLSEIFRQYGDHLYHKGDHDGSIQQYIRTIGKLEPSYVIRKFLDAQRIHNLTAYLQALHRQSLANADHTTLLLNCYTKLKDSSKLEEFIKCKEGEVHFDVEIAIKVLRQAGYHSHAVFLAERHMHHEWYLKIQLDDLKNYQEALRYIGRLPFEQAESNMKRYGKTLMHHVPESSTILLKHLCTDYHPSKDSTDRDSVDRSAGNKGNPDEFIPVFANNPRELRAFLEHMIVVDPFSPEGVYDTLLELRLQDWAHEQDTEKKKVLQEAALSLLRSDTTVFDKALVLCQMHNFKEGVLYLYEKGMLYQQIMHYHMQNEEYGKVVEACKCYGDKEVCLWEQALGYFARKEENCKAYISEVLQHIDKNNLMPPLLVVQTLAHNSTASLSVIKDYLINKLERETQQIEEDERKIRQYRDETAHLRAEIQELKSCAKIFQKTKCSMCNSPLELPSVHFLCGHSFHQHCLESYAESEVECPTCTPENRKVMDMLRAQDQKRDLHDHFNRQLNSSNDGFAVIADYFGRGVFNKLTLITDPPGGKSGAGNLEAEFQRDLLINTKRNA encoded by the exons ATGGCAGCATTCTTGCAGTGGAGGCGATTTGTGTTTTTCGATAAAGAAACGGTCAAAGATCCGAGTGAAAATGGGAAGAATTTCCAACTACCGATGGGTATATCGGCCTCTGATTCAGGCCGAGGACATATTGTGCTTGGAGAT TTGGATGGACAGATCTGGTTTCTGAGCCGCTCCCTGCAGCTTTCTAGCTTTCAAGCTTATAAGATGCGTGTGGCTCACCTGTACCAGCTGAAACAGCACAACATCCTGGTGTCAGTGGGGCAAGATGAGCCGGGCATCAATCCTCTG GTTAAAGTATGGAACCTTGATAAGAGGGACAGCGGCAGTCCCCTGTGTACCAGGATATTCCCTGCCATACCTGGAAACAAACCCACTGAAGTGTCATGTCTTAGTGTACACGAAAACCTAAATTTCATGGCCATTG GTTTTACAGATGGCAGTGTTGTGCTGACAAAGGGTGACATCACCAGAGACAGACACAGCAAAACTATCAGCCTCCATGAGGGCAACTGTCCAATCACAGGGCTGGCTTTCCGGCAGGCTGGCAAAGTCATACACCTATTTGTTGCTATGTTGGAAAAAGTACAG TGTTACACGTTGTCAGTGAAAGAGTACCCTCGTATACAACTGGACACACATGGCTGCCCTCTCCACTGCTCGGCACTCACAGACCCCTCACAGGACTCACAGTTCATAGTGGCTGGAGATGACTGTGTGTATTTGTACCAGCCGGATGAGAGAGGACCCTGCTTTGCTTTCGATGGGCACAAGCTTCTGGCTCAGTGGCACAGAGGATACCTACTGCTGCTAACGCACAATAACAAGTCACCTAGCAA ATCTGATTATGGTAGCAGAGAGACATCCCCCACAGAAAAGCACATCCTTACAATTTACGACCTGGACAACAAGTTTATAGCATATAGTGCCACATTTGATGATGTTGTTGACGTTCTGGCAGAGTGGGGGTCTTTCTATGTCCTAACGAGAGACAGAAATGTGTATATGCTGCAAGAAAAGGACACACAGACCAAGTTAGAG ATGCTGTTTAAGAAGAACCTATTTGTGATGGCCATTAACTTGGCTAAGAGTCAACACTTGGACAATGATGGTCTGTCGGAGATATTCAGACAGTATGGAGACCATCTCTACCACAAAGGAGATCATGATGGATCTATACAACAGTATATTCG CACTATTGGGAAGCTTGAGCCATCGTATGTAATCCGAAAGTTTTTGGATGCACAGAGGATACATAACTTGACAGCGTACTTACAGGCTCTCCATAGGCAGTCACTGGCGAACGCTGACCACACTACTCTGCTGCTTAACTGCTACACCAAACTGAAGGACAGCTCCAAACTGGAGGAGTTCATAAAG TGCAAAGAAGGTGAGGTGCATTTCGATGTCGAGATTGCCATCAAAGTGTTGCGCCAGGCTGGTTATCACAGTCATGCCGTGTTTCTGGCAGAGAGACACATGCATCATGAATGGTATCTGAAGATCCAGCTTGATGATTTGAAG AATTATCAGGAGGCTTTGCGCTACATTGGAAGGTTGCCATTTGAGCAGGCAGAGAGTAATATGAAGCGTTATGGTAAAACTCTGATGCACCACGTGCCTGAGAGCTCCACCATCCTGCTAAAGCACCTTTGCACAGACTACCACCCCAGCAAAGACTCAACTGACAGGGACAGTGTGGACAGGAGTGCAGGGAACAAG GGTAATCCAGATGAGTTCATTCCTGTCTTTGCCAATAACCCACGAGAACTGCGAGCATTCCTGGAACACATGATAGTGGTGGATCCGTTCTCTCCTGAGGGAGTATATGACACTCTGCTAGAGCTCAGATTGCAGGACTGGGCGCATGAACAGGACACAGAG AAGAAGAAGGTCCTGCAGGAGGCAGCATTGTCCCTGCTGAGGAGTGACACCACTGTGTTTGACAAGGCCCTGGTCCTCTGCCAGATGCACAACTTCAAAGAAGGAGTGCTGTATCTTTATGAAAAGGGAATGCT GTACCAGCAGATCATGCATTACCACATGCAGAACGAGGAATATGGAAAAGTTGTGGAGGCTTGTAAGTGCTATGGGGACAAGGAAGTGTGTTTGTGGGAACAAGCACTGGGCTATTTTGCCCGCAAAGAAGAAAACTGCAAGGCGTATATTAGCGAAGTCCTGCAGCACATTGATAAAAATAACCTGATGCCTCCACTTCTGG TGGTGCAGACCTTGGCCCATAACTCCACAGCCTCACTGTCAGTCATTAAAgactatttaataaataaactggagagagagacacaacagattgAGGAAGATGAAAGGAAGATTCGACAGTACAGAGACGAGACGGCCCACCTCCGTGCTGAGATACAAGAACTAAAATCCTG TGCAAAGATTTTTCAGAAGACCAAGTGTAGTATGTGTAACAGCCCACTAGAGTTACCATCTGTGCACTTCCTGTGCGGCCACTCCTTTCACCAGCACTGCTTGGAGAGCTACGCTGAAAGTGAGGTGGAATGCCCCACCTGCACCCCTGAGAACAGGAAGGTCATGGATATGCTGCGTGCTCAAGATCAGAAACGAGATCTGCATGACCATTTTAACAGACAG